From Oreochromis niloticus isolate F11D_XX linkage group LG15, O_niloticus_UMD_NMBU, whole genome shotgun sequence:
GGTCACTCTGACAGTAGCGCCCACAGCCACAGCACCTTGGCCCCCACTCCACCATCTTGTCTGCCGGAGGAGAACTGGATCTACGACACACCAGAAAATGTGGTGACTCCACACCGCACTCTGACCTCCAGTTGCTCCACTCCAATCAACCAGCTCTATGGCAGCCTGGATCAGTCCTCTAGGACCACTACTGATTCCAGCTCTCTTTACTCCCAGGACAATGATGGATACTACACCTCTATGCACCTGGACTCAGGCCTGCGCTCCCGCAGTCACGGTAGCGGGCACGGGGTGGCAGCTGGCCGGGCCACCAGACATAGCATGTACGAGTGCCGCGAGATGGCCAATCAAGAGGACTCTGGAAGCCTGTACAGTGACCGCTCGCTATCACGCAGCATCTCCCTACGCAAATCCAAGAAGCCTCCCTTGCCACCAGCTCGCACAGATTCTCTCAGACGCAAGCCAGCTGCAAAAATGCCCCCCGGAGGTGTTAGCGCCATCAACGGTGCTAATGGGGACAGGGGTACAACACTTAATGAAACTCTAATTGCAAGCTTGCAGCAGAGCCTGCAGATGGGGTTGAGAGGGGGGAAGGGAAAGGGTGCGTCGCCATCATCAACCTCTCACAGCCCGAGCAGCGATTATGATGACCCTTGGGTCCTCAGGCCACGCAGTCACAGCAGCATCAGTGCAGGCAGCTCTGCGGCATCACTAGCAGCTAACGCAAACTGGGGCGGCGTGTCTAGCGTGTACTCTCTATGCCATGTGACACCTGCCCACAGTGACACCAGCAGCCTGCGCTCTGACTACGCCGACTCTTGGGGCTACTACATGGACTACCCTCGTAACAACGGGGATCAGGGGGAGCAGACAGCCCCGGCCCATGCCGCAGATAACATGTCAGCTGGCGTTCACCCAGGAGTCTTACAGAATGGAGGAGGGATTCACAACAGTCAGACACCTGGAGCTCCAGGTCAGGAGCGAGAGGTGTCGGCGAAGCCCAAAGCTTCCACCTCCTCCCCAGACCGGGTGCATAGACTCACCTCGCCATCTAGTGGCTACTCCAGCCAGTCCAACACTCCCACAGCTGGAACCCCAGTGCCCGCCTTCGCCAGGTCCATGTCTCCCTCGGGCGGCCGGCCTAAACCCAAAGTCCCCGAGAGgaagtcctctctcctctcatcagtttccatctcctcctcttccacctcCCTTTCCTCCAACACTTCAGACTCACTCAAGAGCAAcggtcctcctcctccaccaccaccacctctcttcttctcctcctcctcaactCCCAACACCCCTCTCAGCCCACCTCCACCCTTCCCTCCCCCTCTACCGGCAAGCTCTAGCACAGCTTCCCTGACTCCTCCACCAGCTCCCCCATTGCCAACCACTCCTCAGGGAGGTTCTCTAAGCCTGAACTCTACTTGCTCCACCTCCCCAGAATTCCCTCCACCTCCATCCCCCGAGATGCTGATTCACCCGAGTTCATCTCCCAATGGGAGCTTCagtccccctcctcctccaccacccccacctcctcctcctctgccggCTGCTGTTACAGCTTCCTCCTGCCCATCTTTTAAGAAGGCACTAAATGATGCTCCTAAAGCAGCTCCTTCTAACAGTCCCACAAACTCACCTAAGCCCCTCATCACACCATTTGCACTGCAGAGCGTTCAGCTTCGTTCAGTCAAGCGACCAGAGAAGGAGATCACAGATGACAACAAAGCTGAGAAAACAGGGATGGACCTCCTTCAGGGGCTAAAGCCTCTGAGCCTGGATAGCTGTTACTCTCAGGAGCATCCCACTGTCTTACCCCTGTTGAACAGCTCTCTGGAAGGGGATTCCCATTATTCCTCACCATCGCCTGTGTCAAAGCTCCTGGAAGAGTTGTCACTGGATGACAGCATCACAGAGGACTCACTAGACATTGCCATTGTAAATGGAAAAGCTGATGATGAGAGTTACACACTTGTGAATGGGAATGAAAAAGAGGAGGAACTAGCGTTGCCCAGTCCCGCACAGAGCCACGAAAGCTCTCCCATCAAGCAGAAGGCCCCACCCCCAGCAGTCTCCAAGAAACCTAAATTTTCCCTTGTCCCACCAGTAAGCCcccaaacaataaataaactgtttctaTCTCAGCAGGAAGAGACTAACATCCCCCAAACAGAAGACCAAGTAGATTCTCCGCGaagacaaacaaaagaagagGTAAAAGAGTGGGACGGTGAGCatcaggaggagagagaagacacTTTAGAGCATTTAGCAGAGCGCAAAGGAGCATCCACTGAAACCCGATACGAATCTTGTATCACTACATCTGTTAGCAAGGAGACGAGTAATGCCTCTGGGCTTTATACCAACGGAGAGGctgatgaagaagaggaagaggactGTGATGGGACGAGCAGCACCACAGGGTCCATCAGCTCCAAGGACGACGATGCAGGTGAGTCTGACTCGTAGTTTATTGAATATGTTTCCACAAAACAAACGTAGAAATGCAGAAACGGAAACAGAAAGCCTTAATGTACTTATTTGCCAAAATCCTAAGAGGTTAGAAGTGATCCAGCAGACTGAGGGTTGTGCGATGGGTTCTTTTGAGCTGCTGTAAAATTCATTTTGCCCTCCAGAGCAAGCGAGCTAAACTTGAAGGCAGAAGCTTTTAAAGGTTtgaaaagtgtgaaaacgaAGCGGGAGCGACGCCTTATCACTGGGACAGCAGCTCTGCAGCCTCATGCAATCATCCCCGCTTACTCTTTATTCTACTCCtccttctatattttatatgCGGAGATCTCTTTTGGCTGCTgtccccttctttttttttttgccccccccccccctttgcATTGctgcacacgtacacacacctCAGCCTCCGCCGTCTACTCGACTCCTCTCCACTATCCATCCTTCTCTTCTGTCCAAATATTCATTTTTGCCTCTCTGCCttttctcttgctctctttcttttttttgtgttaatCGCTCAGCCCGTGTCTTTCCTACTCAGCTGTCCTTCTGTCCCACTCCCTCTCTGAGTTAAGGGAAGGGGGGTAAGTATCCCAAAGGAGATGCTTTATGTGGTTGGAGGGACAGGGGGGAGGGGCTCGGTTGTATCGGAGGGGAGGGGAACGGATCTGGTAAGGGGATGAAGGGGAGGATGGGGAGAGCGTAAAGTGAGACTGCCTGCAGCGGCTCAGGCAGTCGAAGCTCAGACGTGAGCGTGGAGGttaagaggaagaggaggaggagggggaaaaaaggctaaactagagcaaaagaaagaagaggaaaatctAGAGAGGGAAGAGAATGTAAGAAGACAGTTGGGCATCTCCTCCGTACGACTTCAGATTTCATAGGCGGCCAGGTTAATGCGACAGGATGGATGTAGGAGTGTGTGCTCCCTAAAAGTCTGCTCTCTCCTGACTGTGTTGGATGTAACTTGTATATGCCCCCCTCCACCCAGGTGACGTCTTTGAATCCAGTACGGCCGAGTCGTCTCCAGCCCCGTCAGCAAACGGGGCGTCCGAAAAGAACATGGTAACCCCGACTCCCACGCGACCCCGAACCACAGAGGACCTCTTTGCTGCCATTCACAGGTACGACAATGCACTCATCTAATGTCCTTGTCGCCTTGCTCATTTTTCTAGCACCACAGCAACTTATTTTCTCCTCTCCCACCTCGGCTCTGGATACATAATTTATTTCCCCGATCTAGTCCTGCTTCCTATTATTcctactttttttccctctccacctgcccttctctctctgtcattcCTGCTTTTCCAACATCCTCATAAACCACAGTGTCACCCttgatttgtgtttttcagtcaTCCCCCACTCTCTGCCCTCCACCTCTCAGTCATAACTTTATCCAGCATTATCACATACAGAAGAGTACACATCTGTCAGAAAGCTGATCTCTGGCCAGCGATGGGGTGTAAAGCATGAAGGCAACAGTTAATTTATATAGTAAGTGTTTGGGAGTGTAGTTAGATTAGAATTGCTCATTTTcagcaagaaaaaagaaaggaggaaaaaaaaaaggctgttgCTTCATCCATTATTTACTACTCGACACCCCCTGGTCCTAATCTGGGTTAGAGGCCACTGGAGACATTCTCATTCTCCGTTTCTCCGTCTACACGCCGCTGCCGCTGTGCTCCGCTGTCTCTGACATATACTGCATACGTGCTCTTGTGACTGAAGGCGGCACAGACATAAATTTCTCATGCAGCCCGCCAGTTTGGGTTTCGCGGTCACgtgcaacaacagcagcaacagcagcagcattctggaGTTCTCTTAAGCATCCCAGGATTTCATTTTGCTGTATTTATGGTCCCCACGTCACGTGTGCATGTATCATTTATTGCGCTGCCTAATTAAACGTGAATATTGCGTGTGCGCGTTTACAGTCAAGGCAGCATTTGCTTACCACTCTCCTCCTCCTATCGCACCCTCACAGTGTGGGAGATATAGAATAATTTCGCAGATTTGGGAAGTGATGACCATTTCCCAGTGGTGCTGTTAAAACTAAAGAGGATCCCTCCAACAAAAGAATGAACTCGCACAAATTCAATCTGCAAAAAGTGCCCTAAACTGTAAATTCAATCGAGAACTGTTCAAGGGTGGAAGCACCGGGTATTAACTGTAACACCCCTGTAATACCACCTGCccagttctttttgtttttattttctttcacctTCACGTTCCCCCATcctttctctctcactgtctGTGAAATCAGAGAGTAATAAAAGCCTCGAGTTGAAATTCCTTCACAGCAGCGGCCAAAAACACAAGTTTGTTGTGAGAGAAATCGTCCAAACCGAATGTAATCCAGCCAGCAGAAAGAAATCGATCCAGTGCTCCCATGCTTATATTGCCTCCTTGTTTACCTCTATAA
This genomic window contains:
- the nhsl1b gene encoding LOW QUALITY PROTEIN: NHS-like protein 1 (The sequence of the model RefSeq protein was modified relative to this genomic sequence to represent the inferred CDS: deleted 2 bases in 1 codon), with product MITYVHCLSSEPVVNCLHRGCYEDSPGQKRTLRSFQPTSKMGNSLQHPPVPSPRPARPEGCLHKRLLSVSKVHQKQDSLWTPKPLLGSVAKGSPGKKHPSHDGKAVSNLDEESKWTVHYTAPWHQQENVFLPGSRPPCVEDLHRQAKVNLKTALRECDKLRKDGFRSSQYYSQGPTFSDPIQSSSLQDDGDDENDKKSTASSLEDDKSQLSMRSQTPQGMGEGGEGSDPDRQVVWNKAALLPTPEEKMRQAAQAVPTDIVAINVTGAVFDRQASIRRSLINTDTVSRRPKKVKRRKTISGLPDNINLELAAKGHGGDLRPHSMFLPGQYSTLGRTGSVNSTLRRSVTRDSSCQTEEVKIVPPSMRRIRAQRGQGIAAQMAGISASSSTGSISISSSDSSGILMLPQHFNGDPSRFHSLPRQGARVSLSADPIYSSTPIKSEEHLQRQIGKLQVDDTVVHMRNAPRTGTLPRPKSQEVKGTQSSEWGGGPACVVSPHAAYSTSFIPNATMSSSAEVITLNNSSQLTQSPVSAYPTARALSLASPTNVDPLISSPAAFTHSSTCPALATSTPTHTAQDSGLKVRAPASESGHSDSSAHSHSTLAPTPPSCLPEENWIYDTPENVVTPHRTLTSSCSTPINQLYGSLDQSSRTTTDSSSLYSQDNDGYYTSMHLDSGLRSRSHGSGHGVAAGRATRHSMYECREMANQEDSGSLYSDRSLSRSISLRKSKKPPLPPARTDSLRRKPAAKMPPGGVSAINGANGDRGTTLNETLIASLQQSLQMGLRGGKGKGASPSSTSHSPSSDYDDPWVLRPRSHSSISAGSSAASLAANANWGGVSSVYSLCHVTPAHSDTSSLRSDYADSWGYYMDYPRNNGDQGEQTAPAHAADNMSAGVHPGVLQNGGGIHNSQTPGAPGQEREVSAKPKASTSSPDRVHRLTSPSSGYSSQSNTPTAGTPVPAFARSMSPSGGRPKPKVPERKSSLLSSVSISSSSTSLSSNTSDSLKSNGPPPPPPPPLFFSSSSTPNTPLSPPPPFPPPLPASSSTASLTPPPAPPLPTTPQGGSLSLNSTCSTSPEFPPPPSPEMLIHPSSSPNGSFSPPPPPPPPPPPPLPAAVTASSCPSFKKALNDAPKAAPSNSPTNSPKPLITPFALQSVQLRSVKRPEKEITDDNKAEKTGMDLLQGLKPLSLDSCYSQEHPTVLPLLNSSLEGDSHYSSPSPVSKLLEELSLDDSITEDSLDIAIVNGKADDESYTLVNGNEKEEELALPSPAQSHESSPIKQKAPPPAVSKKPKFSLVPPVSPQTINKLFLSQQEETNIPQTEDQVDSPRRQTKEEVKEWDGEHQEEREDTLEHLAERKGASTETRYESCITTSVSKETSNASGLYTNGEADEEEEEDCDGTSSTTGSISSKDDDAGDVFESSTAESSPAPSANGASEKNMVTPTPTRPRTTEDLFAAIHRSKRKVLGRRESEEDKTRPGSHPQSPPTTPTSLSPGMTSSLPRQSGSIQRNLRKSSTSSDNFKALLLKKGSRSETSFRMSAAEMLRSTDPRSQRTRSESALDSPTASPSSDGSAQPGWFPGRGKRAAEERGRYDAFTLSSPTSSPFSMGGFKYGRSRTPPSAASSKYNARSRILSSPMTVICEREGELAESEYGDTAESLCQPAAQAVPVLKDSNGTLSEESRS